From the genome of Acidihalobacter aeolianus:
GAAGTCGCTCTACGATCAGGCCATAGGTGCCAACCATCCATTCGGGGCGCATGCCGGTGACCGCGTGCTCGCGGCCAAGCGCTAGCGCAAGATCACGATGCGCGCGCTCGTCCAGCTTTGGGTCCAGCAGGCGGCGCAGATGCTCGCCGAGGCGGGCGCGATGATGGCTTTGTTCCTCGGGCGACAGAGCGCCGATCACGCGGCCGGCTTCCGGCTGCCCGGCGAGAAGCCGGTAGACCGACTCGACCACCGCCGGCAGCGCGGCGGCCAGCAGCCCTTGCGCGCGCTCGAGCACCTGGCGGGCCGCCGGTCCGTACGCGGGCAGGGACTGCGCGTCGTCCTGTTCCTGTTCGACGGACACCCGCCCGTCCATGGGGCTGCTGGCATCGAACAGTGTCCACCAGCGGCTTCGATGCCCTTTTTGCGCCTTGGCCTGATACAGCGCCTGATCGGCCGCGCGCAGCAGTTGGCCTGTGGCATCGCTAGAGCAATCGAAACACAAGGGGTAGAGTACCAGCCCCATGCTCATGTCGACGGTGACTTCCGTCTGTTCGTCCAGGCGCACCGGCGCGATGAGCGCCTGGTGCAAGCGATCGAGCAGGATCTCGAGGTCGTCCAGGTCTTCGAGGTCCTCGATCAAAAGCACGAATTCGTCGCCGCCCAGGCGGCAGGCGAAATCGTTCTGGCGCAAGGCGGATTTCAGACGACTCGCCAGTTCGATCAGCAAAGCGTCGCCGGCCGCATGGCCGTAGAGATCGTTCACCGGCTTGAAATCGTCGAGATCGAACAGGGCGACGGCCAGCAGATGCTCGTGTCGCTCTGCCCGCGCCGGCGCTTCTTCCAGGCGCAGGTCCAGCGCGGCGCGGTTGGGCAGGTCGGTCAACGGATCGTGAAAGGCCAGGCGAGTAAGCTTTCGTTTCTCTTCTTCCAGCTCGGCATCGCGCGCAAAGACTGCGCCGAGAAAATTTGCCAGCTCCTCAAGCTGGGTCTGTGACTGGTGACGGCCGAAGGCGCCGGGCGTACGGCTATAGAGACTGAGTGCATAGACGCGATCACCGTCCCCTATCGGCAGGGTGGCGCTGGAGCGCCAGCCGTGGCGGCGCACAGCGGGCAAAAAAGGCAGGGACGAGTCGGCGTCTTCCCAGTCCGTAATGTAGCTGGGCTTACCGCTACGTATCGCCTTGGCAGTGGGTCCTTGCGCCCATGAGCCCAGATTCCAGGGCAAGTCCAGCGCTTCGAGATAGGCGGCCATCTCCTGGTTAGAGGTGTAATCGACGAGGAGGCGTCCGTCCGCTTCGACATGACCCAGCCAATAGCTGTCAACCTTCCAGATGGCGAGCAGCGAGGAGAGATCCGCGAGCAGCGCGGGCGTGGATTGCGCCTTGGCGAGCAAACGCGCCAACTGGTGGAAAAAAGCAGCTTCGTCGTCGAGGGATGGGATATTGTTATTCATAAGGCCGATGGATTCCGATTCTGCCTTGTCATACTTCCGACGACTGTCGAAGGTTGGAATCGCTGAGTGAACATCATCTTCTGTGAATTGGTGCCCCGCCAGTTTTGAGGCGCGTCCTCTGACGGCCCAGCCCCCAGGCGATTTCTTCGGGGCATTCTGGCACCCACCCACGAAGGTGTCGACACAATGGCATGCAAGAGCTTTGTCTGTGGCGCTATCTTCAAGGATAGCGCATGTCTCGGGAAATCAACCTTGATTTAGTTCCGAGCCACAGGCGGCGTAACGTTTCGTTCAGGCATCGCCGCCACAAAGCCTTACGCGTCAAAGTGCTTGTCCGCGCCCAGCGCGATCCAGTGACTCCCATCGGGGCGCATCGCCTGCACGACACTTCCTCGCGCTCGGCCTTGCCGGTGGCCTGGGTTCTCTGGGACTTGACTCTCAGACCGTGCAGGGAAGTACACACGATATTCCGATTTCAAGGTTTGCGAGATATTACAAAGCCACACGTCAAATCAACATGATGTTCCGGATGCCCCAAAAAAAAACCCCGGCACGGGGCCGGGGCCATGAAGTTCGACTTGAAGGGGGGGAGACAAGTCGATCCGCCTTGCGGCGGCGAGCGCCGGGCTAAGCGCTCGAAAGTTCAGACTGGGGGCGTCAGGAAAAGTTCACACGAAATTCGTATGCGACATAAAGAAGCCCCGGCACGGGGCCGGGGCAGTCGCATCGACTTGAAGGGGGGGAGACAAGTCGTACCCGTCTTGCGACGGGTGAGTACGGGCTATGCACTCAAAGCCTCAGACAGGGGATCGAGTGGAAAGGTTCCCGGGGAGATGATCGGGATTGGCAATGGCATAAAAAAGAAAACCCCGGCATGGCCGGGGCAACTGTTCATCGACTTGAAGGGGGGACAAGTCGAGCCCGCCTAGGGAGACGGCGGGAGCGCCGGGCTAAGCGCTTACTGACTTTGATCCCCTGGAGTCGTGGGAGTTCGCGAAATTTTGATCGGAAACTCTTATGTGATTTCTGTCAGTGAGCGGCGTCCCAGTCGAGGCCGCTGCCGATGTCCACCACCAGGGCTACGTCCAGTTCGGCGGCACTCTCCATATGTGTGCGCAGTGCCTCGCGGGCGGTGTCGGCCTGTGCCTCCGGGACTTCCAGCACGAGTTCGTCGTGCACCTGCATGATCAGCTTCACTGCGGGTGCCTCGCGCTGGATCCAGCCGTCGACGGCGATCATGGCGTGCTTGATGATGTCCGCGGCGGTGCCCTGCATCGGGGCGTTGATGGCGACGCGCTCGGCCTGGGCGCGTCGCTGGCCGTTGCGCGAGTTGATTTCCGGCAGGTACAGACGGCGACCGAACAGGGTTTCCACGTAGCCGAGGTCGGCTGCCTGCCTGCGCGTCGATTCCATGTATTCCCGTACGCCGGGATAGCGCTCGAAGTAGCGGTCGACGTAGGCCTGGGCCTCGTTGCGGCCGATACCGAGCTGCTTGGCAAGCCCGAAGGCCGACATGCCGTAGATCAGGCCGAAGTTGATCGCCTTGGCGGCGCGACGCTGATCCGCTTCCACCGCCTCGGGTGCCACGCCGAAGACCTCGGCGGCGGTGGCGCGGTGGATGTCCTGGCCCGCCGCGAAGGCGCGGCGCAGGCCCTCGTCGCCGGACAGGTGCGCCATGATGCGCAGCTCGATCTGCGAGTAGTCCGCGGCCAGCAGGATGTGGCCCGGCGAGGCCACGAAGGCCTGGCGAATGCGCCGGCCGGCCTCGGTGCGCACCGGGATGTTCTGCAGGTTGGGGTCGGAGGACGACAGCCGGCCGGTGGAGGCAACGGCTTGATGGTAGGAGGTGTGCACCCGCCCGGTGTCTGGGTCGACCCGCTCGGGCAGGCGGTCCGTGTAGGTCGACTTGAGCTTGGACAGAGTGCGGTGTTCCAGGATCACGCGCGGCAGCTCGTGCTGCGTCGCCAGCTCCTCGAGCACGTCCTCGGCGGTCGAGGGCTGCCCCTTGGGCGTCTTGCGGATCACCGGCAGCTTGAGCTGATCGTACAGGATCTCCTGGATCTGCTTCGGCGAGCCGAGGTTGAAGGCGCTGCCGGCGATCTCGCGCGCCTGACGCTCCAGGCGGCTCATCTCGGCGGCCAGTTCGGCGCTCTGCGCGCGCAGCCGGTTCGCGTCCACCCGCACGCCATGCCATTCCATGCGCGAGAGCACGGGTACCAGCGGCATCTCGATCTCCTCGTAGACCCGTCGCTGGCCCTCCGTCTGACTCAGCCGCGGCCAGAACACCCGGTGCAGCGAGAGCGTCATGTCGGCATCCTCGGCGGCGTACGGGGTGGCGTCGTCGATCGCGACGGCGCTGAACGGGATCTGTTTGGCGCCCTTGCCGGCGACGTCCTCGTAGGCGATGTTGCGGTGCCCGAGGTGCGCTTCGCATAGGGTGTCGAGATCGTGCCGGGTCGCGGTCGAGTCGAGTACGTAGGACTCGAGCATGGTGTCGTGGCGGATGCCGTCGAGCGCGATGCCGTGGTGCAGCAGCACGTTGCGGTCGTACTTGAGATGGTGTCCGACCTTGGCGCGCGAGGGGTCCTCCAGCAGAGGTTTAAGACGGGCGAGCACCGCTTCGCGGTCGAGCTGGTCGGGGACGCCGGGATAGTCGTGCGCGAGCGGGACGTAGGCCGCCTCGCCGGGCTCGACCGCGAACGACAGCCCGACCACGCGCGCCTGCATGTAGTCGAGACTGGTAGTCTCGGTGTCGAAGGCGAACAGCTCGGCGGCCTCGAGCCGTTCGAGCCAGCGCGTCAGCGCGGCCTCATCGAGCACGGCCTCGTAGTCGGCGCCGCTCGCCGCGGTCGGGTCGGCGGGGGCGGGTTCGTCCGTGGCCGGTTCCAGCTCGCGCAGCCAGGTGGTGAAACCGAGGTCCGCCAGCTGAGTGCGCAGCGCCTGCGTATCGCCGGCCTGCAGCGCCAGCGCCTCGGGGCGGTAGTCGAGGTCGAGTTCGGTGCGCAGAGTGACCAGTTCGCGCGAACGCGGCAGGTCGTCGAGCGCGCGGCGCAGGTTCTCGCCGACCTTGCCGCCGATTTCGTCGGCGTGGGCCATGACGCCGTCGAGGTCGTCGTAGGCGGTGAGCCACTTCACCGCGGTCTTGGGGCCGCATTTCTCGACACCCGGGACGTTGTCCACGCTGTCGCCGATGAGTGCGAGGTAGTCGATGATGCGCTCCGGCGGCACGCCGAACTTCTCGATCACGCCGGTGCGGTCGAGCACGCTCCCGCTCATGGTGTTGATCAGGGTGATGCGGTCGTCGACCAGCTGGGCGAGGTCCTTGTCGCCGGAGGAGATCACCACCTGTTCGCCGCGCCGGGCGGCCTGCCGCGCGAGCGCGCCGATCACGTCGTCGGCCTCCACGCCCTCCTCGACCAGGATCGGCAGGCCCATGGCGCGCAGCAGCGAGTGCAGCGGTTCGATTTGCGCGGCAAGGTCCTCCGGCATCGGCGGGCGGTGTGCCTTGTATTCGGGGTAGAGGTCGTCGCGGAAGGTCCTGCCCTTGGCGTCGAACACCACCGCGAGGTGACTGGGCTGGTAGTCCTTGAGCAGCCGGCGCAGCATGTTGGCGACGCCGTAGACCGCGCCGGTGGGTGCCCCGGAAGGACTGGTCAGCTCCGGCAGCGCATGGAAGGCGCGGTAGAGATAGGAGGAGCCGTCGACGAGGACGAGTGGTGATGGTTTCATGGACTGCGCCCGGGCTGCGATAAGCGCCATAGGTTAACCGCCCCCGCCATGCTTGTGCAGCGCCCGGCTTATGCGGGTGGCCAGTTTTGTGTTAAAACGGCCGCCCTTCCCGCGACATTCGGGCGGTAAATCGATGGATAAGCAGGATCGCGCGCATACGCAGCACCTTGAGCTGTGGCCGATGAACGACTCGGAGCTCACTCGCGAGAGCTGGAAGATCTTCCAGATCATGGCCGAGTTCGTGGAGGGTTTCGAGCGCCTGGCGCGCATCCGCCCCTCGGTCAGTATTTTCGGTTCTGCGCGCACGCCGCCCGGGAGCCCGCTGTACCGCCTGGCCGAGGACATTGCCCTGCGTCTGTCCGAGTCCGGTTTCGCGGTGGTCAGCGGCGGTGGCCCGGGCATCATGGAAGCCGCCAACAAGGGGGCGTTTCAGGGCAAATCCCTGTCCGTGGGTCTCAATATCCAGCTGCCGCACGAGCAGAGCAGCAACGATTACCAGGACCTGTCGCTGACCTTCCGTCATTTCTTCTCGCGCAAGGTCATGTTCGTCAAATACGCCTCGGCCTACGTGGTGCTGCCCGGTGGCTTCGGCACGTTGGACGAACTGGCCGAGATCCTCACCCTGGTGCAGACCGGCAAGACCCGACGCATTCCCATCGTGCTGGTACACAGCCCGTTCTGGGAGGGGCTGCTCAAGTGGTTCCGCGAGGTGCTGGTCAAGGAGGGCACCATCAGTGCGGAGGACATCGATCTCATGACCGTGGTCGATAATCCCGCGGACGTGGTGAACGCGATTTTCGATCATTACGAGCAGCGCGACATCGAACCCTCGCCCGAGGAACGCGAGCGCCTGCTCGATCTGTAGGCATGGCGCTTTCCTCGCTGCCGGACGCCGATGAGCTGCGTGCGTTTCTCACCGCCTATCCCGGCGTGGTAGCGGTTGCTCAGCCCGTGCCGACGGGCTTGGTCGACACGTGGCGGCTCGCGACTGAAAGCGGTCCCCGGCTGCTGAGCCTGTTCGTGCAGGATGCGGCCGCGGCGGCCGAGCAGGGTGCCGCCCGGCTCGGGCGGTTGCGCGAGGCCGGGGTTCCCGCCGCAAGTCCGCTGGCCGACCGGACCGGTCATCTCGTCGGACGTCTGGGCGCTTTCCCCGCCATGCTCCTGTTGCCACCGCCGGGCGAGTCCTTGCCGGAATGTGCTGCCGTGCACTGCGCTGCCGTGGGCGAGGCGCTGGCGGGCCTGCATCGGCTGCCCGCGGACGCGGATGCAGCGCCCCGTCCGGGCGTGCGCGAACAGGCACAGGCGCTGCCGCCGGCGCTGCCCACGGAAGATGCCGGGCTGGTGCAGGACGAGCTGCGCTTCCAGGGGCTGTATCGCCTGAACGACCTGCCGCGCGGGCTGGTACACGGCGGACCGATGCGCGCGGCGCTGTTCGAGGGAGAGCGGCTCGGCGGGCTGCTCGGCCTGGAACGGGCGGGCGAGGATGTGCTGCTGCGCGATCTTGCAGCGGTGGCGGTCGCGGGCTGCACAAGCTCCGGAGGCGCCCTGGACCCGTCTCGCGTACTGGCCCTGCTCGGGGCCTACCACGCGCTGCGCCGGCTCAAGCCCATCGAACGTGGCGCCTGGCCGGTGGCGCTGCGCGGCGAGGCGTTGCGCCGCTGGCTGGATGCGCTGGAGGCCGGGGCGGCGGACGAGGCGCGGTCGGCGAAGACCCTGCTGCTCGCCTGCCGCGAGGGCGAGCGGGAGCTAGCCCGCCTCTGGCCCTGAGGTTTCCGCCGCGGCGTCCGCGCCAGCGGGTGGCCCGAAGCCCAGCCAGTCGTCCAGCCGTGCCTGCACGGCTTCGAGTCCTTCGCCGTTGAGGGCGGAAAACAGCTGCACCTCGGCGTGCAGGCCTTCGGCCTCCAGGCGTTTCTTCACCTCGCGGCGGGCGGTCGTCGCCTGGCCGCGCTTGAGCTTGTCTGACTTGGTCAGCAGCACGTGTACCGGCACCCCGGCTTCGCGGCATAGATTCAGCAGCTGCTCGTCCAGCGGCGTGAGCGGATGGCGGATGTCCATCAGCAGGATCAGGCCGCGCAACGCTCCTCGCTCCAGCAGATAGTGCTGCAGGAACGCCCCCCACTGACGTTGACGGGATTTCTCCACGCGGGCGTAGCCGTAGCCAGGGAGATCGACGAGATGGCGTCCCTCGCCGACGTCGAAGAAATTGATCTGCTGCGTACGCCCCGGCGTCTTGCTGGTCCGCGCCAGCGCCTTCTGATGACAGATGCGGTTCAGGGCGCTCGACTTGCCGGCGTTGGAGCGCCCGGCGAAGGCCACCTCGGCTCCGGTCTCGGGCGGGAGGCTGGCAACCGAGGCGGCGCTGGTGACGAAACGGGCGTTCTGGTAGCGCTTGTGCATGGAGTGTCTTTTGGCCTAATTGGGGGCTATGGTATAAGCGCTGGATCATTACGACTACAGACAACAATAACAATACGGTGGCCTGGGCGGGTCAGCATAGGGCAAGGGGCTGAATCGACAGGGGCGATGGTTATAAAAGGATAGCGTCGACCACAGGTGCCGCCTGTTATGGCGTCACGGGTAGCGATTCGATCCTCAACATCCCACTCTCGCTGTGCGTGGCCCGGGCCCAATGAAGGCGCTTTGCGCCGAAGAATTCAACGGGACAGCACTAGTGGTCCCGCACAATATAACGATGTGGGGGAAGACCATGAAGGGATTGAGTTACTTGTTTGGATTCGCGGCATTGTGTGCCGTGGGCGCAGTCAATGCCGCCGAACCGGCGCCGCCGGTTGGCAGCGCTGCCGCTGGCAAGGCGCTGACCGCGACCTGTGCCGCCTGCCACGGTGCGGCGGGCGTCGGGGTTTCCCCGGATTTCCCCAATCTGGCCGGGCAGAGCGAGGTCTATCTGAACAAACAGCTGGACGACTTCAAGAGTGGCGCGCGCAAGAACGTGATCATGAATGCGATGGTGGCGACGCTGACACCGCAGAACGTGCGCGATATCGCAGCCTACTATGCCAGCCTGCCCGCGGCGGCACCGTCGGTTACGCCCGCGGCGGACCCCAAGACGCTCGCGCTGGGTGCGCGGATTTACAACGACGGGCTGGCCGGCGTCACTGCCTGCGTTCGCTGCCATGCGGCAGGCGGGGTCGGACAGTTGGGACATTTCCCACGGCTGGCAGGACAGCACGCCAAATACCTCGCGGCGCAATTGGAGGCGTTCAAAAAAGGCGTGCGCGGCAATGATGCGGGCAAGATGATGGCGCATGTCGCTGCCGGCATGAATGCCCAGGACATGCAGGCGGTCGCGCAATATCTGCAAAGCCTGTAGAGTCGCGCAGTCTCGTTCCCCTGATGCTGCGGCATGCTGTCGCGGCGGAACTTTCGGCTGGCGTTGGACACTAATTTAGTCCAGGCTGTAAACTTTTTATCCAAGCATCCGCGAAATCAATCATGAGTCAAGCCGCCACCATGACGCCGCCGAATCCTTCGCGCGAGCGTCCGAGTACGTCCCGCATCCTGTTGGAATTTCTCGGCTCGATGAATCTGGCGGTCACGCTGCTGGTGATCGTGGCGATCGCGGCGATCATCGGCACCGTACTCAACCAGGACAAGCCCTACAGCGACTATCTGCTTGAGTTTGGTCCCTATTGGTTCAAGGTGTTCCGCGATCTGGGGCTGTACGACGTCTACTCGGCGACCTGGTTTGTCCTGATCATGACCTTCCTGGTCATCTCGACCAGCGTCTGCGTCTACCGCAATGGCCCGCGCATGCTGCGCGAGATGCGCCAGTACCGTGTCAATGTGCAGGCCAAGTCGTTGCGCCTGATGCGCCACCACGAGGAACGGGAGACCGCGGTGGAGATTGCCGGAGTCGAGGCACGCGCAAAGCGTCTCCTGCAGAACCATGGCTATCGGGTGCGCGAGGAGGACCACGGCGATCACCGCGTGCTGGCAGCGATGCGCGGCCGATACAACCGCTTCGGTTACCTGCTCACGCACATCGGCATCGTGGTGATCCTGATCGGCGGGATGCTCGACAGCAACATGTTCCTGAAGATGGCGGTGGCGCTCGGCAAGCTCAAGGTGGAGACGCACGACGTTCCGGTGTCCCAGGTCCCTGCAAGCAGCCGGATCGGCACCTGGAATCCGTCCTACCGTGGTAACGTCAGTATTCCTGAGGGCCAGTCAGCCAATGTGCTGTTCCTGCAGCTCAAGGATGGTTATGTCGTGCAACAGTTACCGTTCACGGTCACCGTCAAGAAATTTACCGTCAAGCATTACATCACCGGACAGCCTAAGGATTTCCAGAGCGAGGTGGTCGTGCATGACCCGCGTACCGGCAAGACCGTGCATGACACGATCCGGGTTAACCACCCGCTGGATTTCGACGGAGACAAGATCTTTCAGGCCAGCTTCGGTGACGGCGGTTCCAAGCTGCAATTCAAGATTTGGTCGCTGGCGGGTGTGAGCAAGCCGCTCGATTTCAAGGGTACGGTATTCGGCAAGTACGCACTGGACACGCAGGATGGCAAGCGGCAGCTCGAAATCGATAACTTCCGCATGTACAACATCGAACAGAAGCCAGGTGAGAATGGGATTTCCAAACCAGTCGATCTAGGCCCAAGTGTGACCTTTAAGCTGCGCAACTCACAGGGCGAAGCCAATGAATACGTGAACTATCTTGTGCCTCGTCGTGTCGATGGCATCAGCTATTTTCTGAGTGGTGTACGTTCAGAGCCGAACAAGCCATACCGCTACCTGCACATCCCAGCCGGACCCAACGGTGGTGTGCATCGTTTCATGCAGTTTGCCGAGGCTATGCATTCCAAGACTATGCTCGACAAGGTCTCGGGTAGCATGGCTGAGAATACACTCGCGGCAATGGGTAAGAACGGCGATGCTGCGACCCTGAGCAAGATCAAGTCCTCGATCCGTCAGATCCTGCAATTGTTCGCTCAGGGGGGGTATACTGCGGTGGTGCAAAGTGTGCGCGAGCGCGTGCCCGCAGACCGCCAGAAGGAGGCTGCCGATGCCTTTCTCAAGGTACTCAACGCCGGACTTGAGGGCGTGTACCGAGACGTTCTGGCGCAGGACGGCGTGAACTCTCCGACGCAGCAGGACTGGAACTTTTTCCAGGCTGCGGTCCCGTCGCTCAGTGTGCTGCCGCTCTATGGTGCGCCCGTCTACTTGCAGTTGACCAACTTCAAGCAAATTCAGGCTGCCGGTCTTCAAATCACGCGTTATCCGGGTGCCAAGGTGGTGTGGATTGGCGCGCTTATGCTGTTGTCGGGAATTTTTCTGATGTTTTTCGTGTCGCACCGTAGGATCTGGTTACGTACCGAGCCCCGGGGAGACGGTGGCACCCGTGTGCTCTTTGCGGGTACCAGCAACCGTAATATGATGGAATTCGATCGCCATTTCGGCCAGTTAAAAGACGCGCTGTTCAGTAAGCTTCGGCCATGACCGGGCTAGGTGGCACAGCCTATCAGAGGAGGAATCACCGCGATGTCGTCCGTACCACATGATCTAATGGAGGGCCTGGAAAAGCCCTCGTTGCTGCGCCAGTTGAAGCCCACCGACTGGGCGTGGGCGGCCACGGTGCTCGCCGGCGCCCTGTTCGTCTACTTCCATTTCATCCAGGAAATGTGGATGTGGCAGGAGATAATCCTGACCATGGCCGCCGTCGGGCTGATCGGAGTCGGTTGGCGCTGGCGGCAGATGCAGGTGTTCAGCCTGGTGGTGGCCGCCATCAGCCTGTTCGGCATCTGGCTCTACGGCTCGGACTACAATGCGGCGACGACCAACCCGATTCTGCATTACGTGCTGTCCAGTCCGTCGGCCATTGCCTGGATGGACGGCATTCTGGTGGCCTCGACCGTGGCCTATCTGCTGGGCTTGGTCGCGAAGAGCGATCGCTTTTCCGAACTTGCGCTGCGCGCCGGCAGCTGGCTAGCCTGGAGCGGCGTCACCATGGGCTTCTCGGCGCTGATGATCCGCTGGCGCGAGTCGTACCTGATCCGCCCCAGTTTCGGACACATTCCGGTCAGTGATCTGTTCGATGTGTTCGTGCTGTTCTGTTCACTGACCACGTTGATGTACCTCTACTTCGAAACCAAATATAAAAATAGAGCGCTTGGGGCGCTTGCTATGCTGATTGTCAGTGCGGCCGTCGGTTTCCTGATCTACTACACGGTGGTCTGGCATGCGGACAAGATCGAGCCTCTGATCCCCGCGTTGCAGAGCTTCTGGATGAAGATTCACGTCCCGGCCAATTTCATCGGCTACGGCGCGTTCTCCTTCTCCGCGATGGTGGGCGCGGCCTATCTGGTGCGACTGCGCGCCGAACGTGTCAATCCCCAGGGCCGTATTGCACGCCGCCTGCCCAGCCTGGATCTGATGGACGAGGTGATGTACAGCTATAACGCTGTAGGATTTGCTTTCTTTACCTTGGCGACCATCCTCGGCGCGCTGTGGGCGGCGGAGGCCTGGGGCGGCTACTGGTCCTGGGATCCGAAGGAGACCTGGGCGCTGATCGTGTGGCTCAACTACGCAGCCTGGCTGCACATGCGCTTCACCAAGGGCTGGCGCGGTAAGCCGATGGCGCTGTGGTCGCTGATTGGTCTTGGCGTCGTTACCTTCTGTTTCCTGGGCGTCAACATCTGGCTGTCGGGTCTGCATTCCTACGGCAAGCTCTGATCGGACCGTTTGCAGCGTCCGATAAGGAGACTACGTGCGACGTCTGTTCGCAGCCTTCCTGTTCCTGCTGCCGCTGGCCGCGATGGCCGGCGGTCAGCAGAAAACCTTTGACGAAGGTATTGAGTACCAACTGATCAGTCCGCGGCCGACATTGCCGCTCAACGTTTCAAAGGGCAAGGTGCAGGTGGCCGAGTTCTTTTGGTATCAGTGCCCGCACTGCGCCCATCTGGAGCCAACGCTGGAACACTGGCGGCGCCACGACATGCCGGCGGACGTGGAGTTCGTGCGCGTGCCCGCGGTGCTCGCGCCCAACTGGTACTTCATGGCACGGGTCTACTACACCGCACAGTTGCTGGGTGTCGAAGCGCGTATGACGCCCATCCTGTTCAAGGCCATTCAGGCCGATGGCAGGAAAATGGAGGATCTTAAAGGCGTGGAGGCCCTGTTTGCTCGGCAGGGTGTGCCTGAGAAGCGCTTCAAGGAAGCTTTCGAATCGCTGGCGGTGTCGACCCGGGTGCGCAGAGCGATACAGCTTACGCATGAATACGGAATTACCGGTGTACCGACCCTGGTGGTTAACGGACGATATCGGGTGGATCCAAACCGTGTCGGTAGCTACCCACGCATGCTGCGCGTGGTCGACTATCTGGTCCACCACGTACACGATGAAAACGTGCATGCAGGTCATGCACAGCAGCATACCGACTTGAGCCGGGCCGAATGATGTTCGACACTGGCACGATGAATAGCGTACTCGCCAGCCCACACCCCAGCCGTCAGCTGATCCGACTGCTCAGCTACAACATACAGGTTGGCATCACCACCTCGCGTTACCGCCACTATCTCACGCACAGTTGGAAGCACGTGCTGCCCTATCCCGAGCGCATGGCCACGCTGCGCGGGATCGCGCATTTCATCTCGGATTTCGATCTGGTCGGTCTTCAGGAAATCGATGCCGGCAGTTTGCGTACCGGCTTCGTCGACCAGGCCGAGTATCTCGCCCACACCGCGCCCTTCCCGCACTGGTACAGCCAAACCAACCGTCGCCTCGGACACTTCGCGCGGCATGCTCTGGGACTGATGGGACGCTTCAGCGCACATCGTGTGGTGGCGCACCGGCTGCCTGGGCCGATACCCGGTCGCGGCGCGCTGGAGGTGCATTTCGGTTCGCAGCAGGAACCCCTGGTCGTAATCCTGGTGCATCTGGCGCTGGGGCGGCGCACCCGTCGGATGCAGTTTGAGTATGTCGCCCGCCTGGCTAGCCAATACCGGCATGTGGTGGTGATGGGCGATCTCAACTGTCCGCCCGAGGCGCACGAACTGCTCGCGCTCACCCAGACCACGGATCTGCGCGTGGCCGATCACGGGGTCGCGACCTACCCGAGCTGGCGCCCCGCACAGTCCTTCGATCATATCCTGACCAGTCCGACGTTAGAGGTGCGTAGATCGCAGGCGTTCCCCGTCAACTATTCCGATCATCTACCCGTGGGACTGGAGCTGATTCTGCCTGCCGGGCTCAATCTATACCATGAGCAAGCAGACGTGCTGCCAAGGATTGTGGAGCACTGAGCTACACCGCCGCGAATTGAGGAGGGTGCGATGGATCGTTTTCCCGTCATCATCGGCGAGGTACTGTTCGATTGTTTCGGTGCCGACTGCACGCTCGGCGGTGCGCCGTTCAACGTGGCCTGGCATCTACAGGGTTTCGGCCTCGCACCGCGTTTTGTCAGCCGGGTTGGCGAGGATGCGCTGGGCGCCGAGGTGTTGGCACGCATGGCCGACTGGGGGATGGACTGCCGCTGGGTC
Proteins encoded in this window:
- a CDS encoding phosphotransferase; the encoded protein is MALSSLPDADELRAFLTAYPGVVAVAQPVPTGLVDTWRLATESGPRLLSLFVQDAAAAAEQGAARLGRLREAGVPAASPLADRTGHLVGRLGAFPAMLLLPPPGESLPECAAVHCAAVGEALAGLHRLPADADAAPRPGVREQAQALPPALPTEDAGLVQDELRFQGLYRLNDLPRGLVHGGPMRAALFEGERLGGLLGLERAGEDVLLRDLAAVAVAGCTSSGGALDPSRVLALLGAYHALRRLKPIERGAWPVALRGEALRRWLDALEAGAADEARSAKTLLLACREGERELARLWP
- the polA gene encoding DNA polymerase I, with the protein product MKPSPLVLVDGSSYLYRAFHALPELTSPSGAPTGAVYGVANMLRRLLKDYQPSHLAVVFDAKGRTFRDDLYPEYKAHRPPMPEDLAAQIEPLHSLLRAMGLPILVEEGVEADDVIGALARQAARRGEQVVISSGDKDLAQLVDDRITLINTMSGSVLDRTGVIEKFGVPPERIIDYLALIGDSVDNVPGVEKCGPKTAVKWLTAYDDLDGVMAHADEIGGKVGENLRRALDDLPRSRELVTLRTELDLDYRPEALALQAGDTQALRTQLADLGFTTWLRELEPATDEPAPADPTAASGADYEAVLDEAALTRWLERLEAAELFAFDTETTSLDYMQARVVGLSFAVEPGEAAYVPLAHDYPGVPDQLDREAVLARLKPLLEDPSRAKVGHHLKYDRNVLLHHGIALDGIRHDTMLESYVLDSTATRHDLDTLCEAHLGHRNIAYEDVAGKGAKQIPFSAVAIDDATPYAAEDADMTLSLHRVFWPRLSQTEGQRRVYEEIEMPLVPVLSRMEWHGVRVDANRLRAQSAELAAEMSRLERQAREIAGSAFNLGSPKQIQEILYDQLKLPVIRKTPKGQPSTAEDVLEELATQHELPRVILEHRTLSKLKSTYTDRLPERVDPDTGRVHTSYHQAVASTGRLSSSDPNLQNIPVRTEAGRRIRQAFVASPGHILLAADYSQIELRIMAHLSGDEGLRRAFAAGQDIHRATAAEVFGVAPEAVEADQRRAAKAINFGLIYGMSAFGLAKQLGIGRNEAQAYVDRYFERYPGVREYMESTRRQAADLGYVETLFGRRLYLPEINSRNGQRRAQAERVAINAPMQGTAADIIKHAMIAVDGWIQREAPAVKLIMQVHDELVLEVPEAQADTAREALRTHMESAAELDVALVVDIGSGLDWDAAH
- a CDS encoding c-type cytochrome, whose protein sequence is MKGLSYLFGFAALCAVGAVNAAEPAPPVGSAAAGKALTATCAACHGAAGVGVSPDFPNLAGQSEVYLNKQLDDFKSGARKNVIMNAMVATLTPQNVRDIAAYYASLPAAAPSVTPAADPKTLALGARIYNDGLAGVTACVRCHAAGGVGQLGHFPRLAGQHAKYLAAQLEAFKKGVRGNDAGKMMAHVAAGMNAQDMQAVAQYLQSL
- a CDS encoding LOG family protein; its protein translation is MDKQDRAHTQHLELWPMNDSELTRESWKIFQIMAEFVEGFERLARIRPSVSIFGSARTPPGSPLYRLAEDIALRLSESGFAVVSGGGPGIMEAANKGAFQGKSLSVGLNIQLPHEQSSNDYQDLSLTFRHFFSRKVMFVKYASAYVVLPGGFGTLDELAEILTLVQTGKTRRIPIVLVHSPFWEGLLKWFREVLVKEGTISAEDIDLMTVVDNPADVVNAIFDHYEQRDIEPSPEERERLLDL
- the yihA gene encoding ribosome biogenesis GTP-binding protein YihA/YsxC, giving the protein MHKRYQNARFVTSAASVASLPPETGAEVAFAGRSNAGKSSALNRICHQKALARTSKTPGRTQQINFFDVGEGRHLVDLPGYGYARVEKSRQRQWGAFLQHYLLERGALRGLILLMDIRHPLTPLDEQLLNLCREAGVPVHVLLTKSDKLKRGQATTARREVKKRLEAEGLHAEVQLFSALNGEGLEAVQARLDDWLGFGPPAGADAAAETSGPEAG